The following nucleotide sequence is from Gammaproteobacteria bacterium.
GATCTACCGGATCCAGGCGCGCTACCTGCTTGATGCCAGCGGACGCGACGCCTTCATGGCCAGCAAGAAGAAGATCCGCAAGAAGAACCCGCAGCACCAGAGCGCGGCGATCTTCGGCCACTTCCGCGGCGCGGAGTTCCGTCCCGGCGCCGATGCCGGTAACATCAGCATCTACAACTTCCCGCACGGCTGGATGTGGATGATCCCGCTGCCCAACGGCGTGATGAGCGTGGGCGCGGTGTGCCGCCCCGACTACCTCAAGCAGCGCCGCGGCCGCACCCGCGAGTTCCTGTTCGACACGCTCAAGACGAGCGAGGGCCTCTGGAAGCGCATGGAGAAGGCCGAGCTCATCGGCGACGAGGTGCGTGTCACGGGCAACTATTCCTACGAGGCCACCCATATCGGCGGTCCGGGCTGGATGCTGGTGGGCGACGCGTTCGTGTTCCTGGACCCGGTGTTCTCCTCGGGCGTCTACCTCGCCACCAGCGGCGCCGAGCAGACCGTGGCCCTGGTGGAGGAGGCGCTGGCGCACCCGGAGCGCGAGGTGCGGCTGCAGCGCAAGCTGGAACGGCGCCTGCGCAAGGGCATGAGCCGCTTCGCGTTCTTCATCTACCGCTTCAACTCGCCGGTGATGCAGCACCTGTTCCAGAATCCGCGCAACGACTGGCAGATCGAGCAGGGTGTGATCTCGATGCTGGCAGGGGACCTGTTCGACTCCTGGAAGGTGCAGCTTAGGCTGTACCTGTTCAAGGTCATCTACGCGGCCTATGCCCTGCGCCATTGGCGCCTATGGTACGGCGAGCACCGCTACCGCATGGTCCAGGCCCGCGCCGAGTTCACCGGCGGGAATACGCCGGTGGATAAGGTCTAAATCTAGCTGAAAAATCCGGACTCGCCTCCGCCGCATCGAGCGCGGAGGCGCTTGATGCGCGTGCGGTGCATTCCGCACCGCATCTCTCCAGACAGGTACGCCTAGAACATCCCGCCGTTTATGGAGAGCACCTGCCGCGTGACATATGCGGCGGGCTCCGAGAACAGGTAGGCCACCAGCGCCGCCACTTCTTCCGGCTTGCCGGCGCGTCCCAGCGGGATCTGCTTGAGGATCTCCTCCACCGGCAGGTCCTGCACCATGTCGGTCTCGATGAAACCCGGCGCCACGCAGTTCACGGTAATGCGCCGGCTCGCGAGCTCCACCGCCAGCGCCTTGGAGGCGCCGATGAGCCCGGCCTTGGCCGCGCTGTAGTTGGTCTGGCCGCGGTTGCCCATGAGCCCGGACACCGAGGCGACGGTCACGATGCGCCCGCCATCCCGCAGCCGCACCAGCGGCATCACCAGGGGATGCAGCAGGTTGTAGAAGCCGTCGAGGTTGGTGGCGATCACCCGGTCCCAATCCGCGCCCGGCATGGCGGCGAAGGTGTTGTCGGCGTGCATGCCGGCGTTGCACACCACGCCCCAGTAGGCGCCGTGCGCTTCCAGGTCCTGCTCCAGCGCCGCGCGGGTGGCGTCGCGGTCCGTGAGGTCGAAGGCGAGGGTGCGAGCCCCGCCGAGCTCCTTCGCCAGCGCCACCGCCTTGGCGGCGTTGCTGCGGTAGTGCAGTGTGAGCGCGAAGCCTTGCCGCGCCAGGGCGCGGGCGATGGCCGCGCCGATGCCGCCGCTCGCCCCTGTCACCAATACGCGTCGCTGCGTGCTCACGGCATCTTCTCCCCGTCCAGTTCCACCACGATGAGCGTGGCCGTCACCAGGGTGCGGCCCTCCGCCAGTATGCGGCAGGCGCAGGCGGCCACGCCGCCGCTCTCGCCGAACTCCCGGTCCGCCGTCACCTCCAGTTGCATGCCGGCAGGGAAATAGGCGGTCTCGGCCTGGTAGCGGCGCGTGCCGAGAAGCATGCCCGCGTTCGGCGCCTTCTGGGCGCGGCGCGCTTCCAGGCCCGCATGGGCGGCGATGGCCTGGGCCATGATCTCGATGCCGACCCAGGCCGGCACACCGGCGCCGTCCACGAAGTAGGGATGTTCGGAAGTGATGCGCGTGGTCGCGCGGATGCCGTCGGCATGGTCTTCCAGCACCGCGTCCAGCAGCACCGCCGGACCGCGGTGCGGCAAGAGTTCCTGTACCGGCGGGAACGCGTCCATCAGTTACCCAGCACCAGGCAGGCATTGTTGCCGCCGAAGGCGAAGGAGTTGCTGGCTACCACGCGGCAGGCGCGCGGTGCGTAGCCCACGCTGCAGAGGTTGAGCCGCGCCAGCGCGGGGTCGGCGACGCCGTCCCATACGTGGGGCGGCAGGCCCGCTGCTCCCTCGCCGGTGAGCAGCATCCAGCAGAATGCCGCCTCGGTGGCGCCGGCCGCGCCCAGGGTGTGGCCGACGAGCGGCTTCGTGGAACTGCACGGCACCTCGCCCAGCACCCGCGCCACCACCTGGCTCTCCATGGCGTCGTTCAGCACGGTCGCCGTGCCGTGCAGGTTGAGGTAGTCCACCTGCGTGACGCCCGCCTGGTCCAGCGCCTGGCGCAACGCCGTCTCGGCGCCCTTGCCTTCCGGATCGGGCCCCGAGATGTGGTACGCGTCGGAGGACTCGCCCATGCCCAGGAGCGCCACCGGTCCGGGCTCGCGGCTCATGAGGAAGATCGCCGCACCCTCGCCGATGTTGATGCCGTCGCGGTTCCTGCTGAAGGGGTTGCACAGACCCTGGGACACCGACTCAAGCGCCGCGAAGCCGTTGAGCGTGAGCCGGCAGAGGGAATCCACGCCGCCGGTGATCACCGCGTCGCAGAGGCCGCTCCGGATCAGGCGGCGCGCCGAGGCGAACACCTTGGCGCTGGAGGTGCAGGCGGTGGAGACGGTCCAGGCAGGCCCGCGCACGCCCAGCGCGCGACGCAGGTACTCGGACGGGCTGCTGATCTCCTGCTGCCGGTAGTCGTAGCCGGCGGAGAGCGCGCCCTGCGCGAGCAGTGCCGCCAGCGCGCGCTCGCCTTCGGCGATGCCGGAAGTGCTGGTGCCGAGCACGATTCCCACCCGCGCGGCGCCGTGGCGCGAGAGCGCCGCGTCCACCGCGGGACGAATCTGCGCCAGCGCGGCGGCCAGCAGGCGGTTGTTGCGCGAGTCGTAGGCGCCGGA
It contains:
- a CDS encoding beta-ketoacyl-[acyl-carrier-protein] synthase family protein, translating into MTRVYLNALGILNALGGDVDTVRAGLLAGSSAGMLRRDDLIPARAVRAGTVRAELPALAPESGAYDSRNNRLLAAALAQIRPAVDAALSRHGAARVGIVLGTSTSGIAEGERALAALLAQGALSAGYDYRQQEISSPSEYLRRALGVRGPAWTVSTACTSSAKVFASARRLIRSGLCDAVITGGVDSLCRLTLNGFAALESVSQGLCNPFSRNRDGINIGEGAAIFLMSREPGPVALLGMGESSDAYHISGPDPEGKGAETALRQALDQAGVTQVDYLNLHGTATVLNDAMESQVVARVLGEVPCSSTKPLVGHTLGAAGATEAAFCWMLLTGEGAAGLPPHVWDGVADPALARLNLCSVGYAPRACRVVASNSFAFGGNNACLVLGN
- the fabG gene encoding 3-oxoacyl-ACP reductase FabG, with amino-acid sequence MSTQRRVLVTGASGGIGAAIARALARQGFALTLHYRSNAAKAVALAKELGGARTLAFDLTDRDATRAALEQDLEAHGAYWGVVCNAGMHADNTFAAMPGADWDRVIATNLDGFYNLLHPLVMPLVRLRDGGRIVTVASVSGLMGNRGQTNYSAAKAGLIGASKALAVELASRRITVNCVAPGFIETDMVQDLPVEEILKQIPLGRAGKPEEVAALVAYLFSEPAAYVTRQVLSINGGMF
- a CDS encoding NAD(P)/FAD-dependent oxidoreductase, whose translation is MDNHTEQCDVLVIGGGPGGSTAAGLLARKGHKVIQLEKDHHPRFHIGESLLPMNMPVFERLGVMDKIRAMGVHKPGADFEANNERGYNTYLFARALGDSPPNAYQVWRQDFDKMLFDHARECGADGREGAEVVAVEQRGPRDTLVDVKTDDGRIYRIQARYLLDASGRDAFMASKKKIRKKNPQHQSAAIFGHFRGAEFRPGADAGNISIYNFPHGWMWMIPLPNGVMSVGAVCRPDYLKQRRGRTREFLFDTLKTSEGLWKRMEKAELIGDEVRVTGNYSYEATHIGGPGWMLVGDAFVFLDPVFSSGVYLATSGAEQTVALVEEALAHPEREVRLQRKLERRLRKGMSRFAFFIYRFNSPVMQHLFQNPRNDWQIEQGVISMLAGDLFDSWKVQLRLYLFKVIYAAYALRHWRLWYGEHRYRMVQARAEFTGGNTPVDKV